In Nisaea acidiphila, the DNA window GGCCGCAACCGACATCGAGAACCTTGTCTCCGGGCCGGATGCCGAGCGCGTCCAGGAACTCCTCGGCGGCAATCCGCCCGCGCAGGTGCAACTGATCGACGCTATGGAGACTGGCCTCGGTGATCTCCGCCCGGGCAATCCCGGATTTCTCGAGGATCTCGATCAGCCGGCCGGCCAGTCCGCCTTCGGAGCTGTAATGGCCCGTGACATCCTGCCGGTCGCCCACGGATCAGCCCCAGAGGCCGAATTCCGGCGGTTGGATGATGCTGCCGTTGAAGACGAGGCCCGGGTCCCTGTCTTTCGCCAGCAGCAGCGGCCCGTCCAGATCGACGACCGCCGCGCCCTGCGCGACGACCACCCCCGGCGCCATTGCCAGAGAGGTGCCCACCATGCAGCCGACCATCACCTCGAAGCCCATGGCGAGCGCCCGGTCGCGCAACTTCAGCGCCTCCGTCAGACCACCGGTCTTGTCGAGCTTGATGTTGATCATGTCGTATTTGCCGACCAGCTCGTCCAGCGTCTTGCTGTCATGGCAGCTCTCGTCGGCACAGACCGGCACGACCCGGTCCAGCCCCTTCAGCCCCTCGTCCTTGCCGGCCGGCAGGGGCTGCTCGATCATGGTGACGCCGAGCCTGGCGAATTTCGGCGCATACTCATTGTACTGCTCGACCGTCCAGCCCTCGTTCGCATCCACCACCAGCTTCGCGTTCGGGGCATTCTCGTGGATGAGCGTGACCCGTTCCAGGTCCTTGCCGTCGCCGGTCATCTTCAGCTTCAGCACCGGACGGGAAGCGTTTTCCTTCGCCTTCGCGCCCATCGCCTCCGGCTCGTCGACGCCGAGGGTGTAGACCGTGGTCACCGGCTCCGGCTCCGGCAGGCCTGCAAGTTCCCAGGCCCGCTTGCCGGTCTTCTTCGCCTCGAAGTCCCAGAGCGCACAGTCGATCGCGTTGCGCGCCGCACCCGGCGGCAAGGCCGAGAGGAGTCCCTCCCGGTCCATGCCGTTGGCGATCTCTCCCGCAACGGATTCGATCTGTGCCACGACGCTATCCAGCGTCTCGCCATAGCGCGCATAGGGGAAGCACTCGCCGAGACCGTCGACATCGTCGCCGGCAATCTCAACCACGATCACGTGCGATTCCGTCCGCGCCCCGCGGGATATCCGGAACACGCCCTGCAAGGGCCAGCTTTCGCGCCTGACCGAGACCGACCGGTACATGAGACTTCCCCTTTATTTCACCGTGCGCCGGATCAGAGCGGCATGTTGTCAACGATGGCGCCGACGCCGTTGCGGATCGGATCGACCGCCGGAAGACCGGTCTCGTCGCTCGCCTTCTTGAGGAAATCCTCGGCCGCCGCATCGTCGAGGCTGGAAGTGTTCACGCAGACTCCGACGAATTGCGCGTCCGGGTTCGTCAGGCGGGCCGCCTGCAGATAGTAGGGAATGCATTCGGAGAGACTCGGGACCGGATATTCCGGCAGGCCGCGCATGTGCGGACGGTTGGCCTCGTGGCAGAGCACCATCGCGTCCGGCTGGGCGCCGTGGATGAGGCCCATCGTCACGCCGGCATAGGAAGCGTGGAAGAGTGAGCCCTGCCCC includes these proteins:
- the dgcA gene encoding N-acetyl-D-Glu racemase DgcA, which codes for MYRSVSVRRESWPLQGVFRISRGARTESHVIVVEIAGDDVDGLGECFPYARYGETLDSVVAQIESVAGEIANGMDREGLLSALPPGAARNAIDCALWDFEAKKTGKRAWELAGLPEPEPVTTVYTLGVDEPEAMGAKAKENASRPVLKLKMTGDGKDLERVTLIHENAPNAKLVVDANEGWTVEQYNEYAPKFARLGVTMIEQPLPAGKDEGLKGLDRVVPVCADESCHDSKTLDELVGKYDMINIKLDKTGGLTEALKLRDRALAMGFEVMVGCMVGTSLAMAPGVVVAQGAAVVDLDGPLLLAKDRDPGLVFNGSIIQPPEFGLWG